Genomic DNA from Streptomyces caniferus:
GGCACCGACCCCAACGGCCTTCGCAGGATGGCCTCATGGCGTCGGGAAGGGGCCCTGACCCCGTACTTTACGGCGGGCATCACCCCCCGCTCACGCAATTCCCGTCGATGGCGTCATCTCTGCCCGAGCGGCCCGGACACACTGGTCCGCGAGGGCGCGCACCGTCCGGCGGGACCCGTCGCAGAACCTCGCTTCTCGGCACACCGGAGCCCAGGCGAGGAGAGAAGGCCGGGCCACCTCCCCGCCCCCGCAAGAACCGCCGTCGGGCGCGTCCGTCAGAGCGTCTCCTGCGGCGTGAGCACCACGAACTCCGCGCCGAACGGGTCCGTGCAGACAGCGAGGCGGCCGACGCCCTCGGCGGTTTCCGGGCCCATGGACAGCGTGCCGCCGTTGCCCGTCACCATCCCGACGGTCGCGTCGCAGTCGCGGGAGGCGAACACCGGGTGCCAGTACGGCCTTCCGCCGGACCCGAGCAGATCGGCCGGCACTTCCATGAGGCCGCCGTGCATCCGCTCCTCGCCGCCGTCCGCGGGAGTGAGCAGCGTGTAGATGCCGTCACCGCCGGGGAGCGGCACGTCCTGGGTGCTCCAGCCGAATACCGTCTGGTAGAAGGTCCGGGCGGCGGCCGCGTCGGTGGTGTACAGCTCGGTCCAGCACAGGCTGCCCGGGCCGTCCGCGGCTTCGATGCCCGGGTAGCGCACCGGCTGCCAGACGGCGAACTCCGCGCCCTGCGGGTCCGTGAGCCGGGCGAACCGGCCGTCGTCCGCACCGACCAGGGCGGGCGCGGAACGGACCGCGCCGCCGGCCTGCTCCACCGCCTTGACGGTGGCATCCGCGTCGGGGGTGTGGAAGTAGAGCGTCCAGGCCGTGCGGGCGCCCGCCTCGGGGAGCGGCCCGACCGCGCCGACGGCCCTGCCGCCGAGCCGGAAGAGCGTATATCCCCCCACGCCCTGGTCGCCGTACGGTTCGGGCCGCCAGCCGAACACGGCCCGGTAGAAGGCCGCCGCGACCTCGACATCGGGGGCACCGAGATCGAGCCAGCACGGGGAACCGGGGACGAAATCAGTAGTGATCATGACGATTCCCTTCGCCGGGCCTCTGATTTCAGCCTGCCATCCGGCACCCGCAACCGCCCGTTGGCCGAAATTCGTCGTCCGCGCACGGGCTTGCTAGCCTGACGCGCGCTCGTCAAGCAGGAGTGACGACGAGTGCATCGCCAATCGGCTGCGCGTATGGATATGAGTGCGCGTATTGCGCGTATTGCGCGTAGACAGCGGGCATCCACGGGGACGGCCGCCACCACGGGGGAGAACATCATGAAGTTTCGCCATGCTCGCGCGGTCGCCGCATGCGCACTGGTGGTCGTCGCGCTGACCGGCGCACGGCATTCGCACGGCGGGGGCTGCGGCAACAGCCACAGCTCCGGCACCAGCGGTGGTGACGGCAGCTCCGGCTACAGCAGCTCCGGCACCAGCGGCAGCGACAGCAGCAGTGGCAGTGGCAGTGGCTACAGCACCTCCGGCAGCAGCGGTTACAGCAGCTCCGGGAACACCACCACCAGCGGGAGCAGCACCGGTTCGCCGACCGCCGGGTCCACCACACCGCCCGAGTCGGACATCCGCATCACCGACTGCCGGGTCGACAGCGCGGCCGGCACGCTGAGCGCCGAGCTGAGCGTGACCAACGGCAACTCCCAGAGCTCGGCGAGCTACAACGGCACCGTGCAGTTCACCGACGAGAGCGGCGCCACCTTCGGTTCCGCGTCGATCTCCGTCGATGCCGTGGCCGCCGGCGCCACCCGGCCCGCCACGGTCTCCGGCACCTTCCTCAAGAGCCCCGACGGCCAGGGGCCGCGGTCGGGCAAGTGCAAGCTGGGCCAGGTCTGGAAGGCCAACCGCTGAGGCGGGCAACGGCCCCGCCCCGCACGGCGGTCAGGACCGCTCCCGGTACAGCTCCTTGGCGATGATCGAGCGCTGCACCTCCGTGGCGCCCTCGTAGATGCGGGGCGCACGGACCTCGCGGTAGAGGTGCTCCAGCAGATGGCCGCGGCGCAGCGCACGGGCGCCGTGGATCTGGACGGCGGCGTCGACGACGTACTGGGCGGTCTCGGTCGCCAGCAGCTTGGCCATCGCCGAACGGCGGGCGATGTCCGGGGCCCCGGTGTCGTACGCCGATGCCGCCGCGTACACCAGCAGGCGGGCGGACTCGACGCGGGTGGCCATCTCGGCGAGCTGATGGCCGACGGACTGCAGGTCCTTGAGGGGGCCGCCGAACGCGGTGCGCGTGCCCGCATGGGTCAGCGCCGCGTCCAGTGCGGCCTGCGCCATGCCGACCGCGAAGGCACCGACGCTCGGCCGGAAGAGGTTCAGGGTGGCCATCGCGACGGCGAAGCCGCCGTCCACCTCGCCCAGGACGTCCGCCCTGGTCACGGGCGTACCGTCGAACTCCAGCGTCCCGATCGGGTGCGGGCTGAGCATGTCCAGGCGTGCGCCGGTCAGGCCCGGCCGGTCGGCGGGCACGAGGAAGGCCGTCACGCCGCGCGCGCCCGCCCCGCCCCCGGTGCGGGCGAAGACGGTCGCGAAGTCCGCCTCGGGGGCGTTGGAGATCCAGCACTTCTCGCCGGTGAGCCGCCAGCCGTCCGGGCCGTCCGGTTCGGCGGCCAGGGACAGCGCGGCGGCGTCCGAGCCCGCGCCCGGCTCGCTCAGCGCGAAGGACGCGACCGCGCGGCCGGCGGTCACCTCCGGCAGCCAGCGGGCGCGCTGGGCCTCGGTCCCGGACTGCACGATCGGATAGCTCCCCAGGCCCTGGAGCGCCAGGGCGGTCTCCGCCTCCGTGCACTCCTGCGCGAGGGATTCCCGCAGCAGGCACAGGTCCAGGGCGCGCAGGGCGCCGCCGTCGGGGAACAGGCGCCGCAGCAGGCCCAGTTCACCGAGGGCGGCGACGAGCGGGCGGTTGACCCGGCCCTCCTCCCCCTTCTCGGCCAGCGGGCTCAGCCGTTCGGCCGTCAGCGCGCGCAGTTCGGCGCACCATTCCTGCTCCTCCGGTCCCAGTACGCATACGGTCACGAGGCGGCTCCCTGGTAGCGGTGCTCTATCGCGGTCTGTTGACTGCCGTCACGAACACGTTACGCTGACGACGGATCCGAACGGCAGTACTCGACCCGGCGGACGAGCCGCGCACCACGCCCTCCCGACCGGTCACCGCACCGCCCGCCCCACTCGCCCGCCCCTCCCCGGCCGCTCGTCGGCCACCCCCTCGCGAGTCCGCCATGATCCGTACATCACGCCCTAGGGGGCATACGCCATGGAGCTACGGCCCTCGGCTCACGCCGACACCTTCGCGCGCGACCGCCTGCCGCCCCACGACCAGTGGCCGCACCTCACCGACCTGGGCTACCCCGACCGCCTGAACTGCGGCGCCGAGCTGCTGGACGGCACCATCGCCCGGCTCGGCGCCGACCGGCCGGCGATCCGGGACGCGAGCGGGCCGGTCTGGACGTACGGGCAACTGCGGGCGCAGGTCGACGCGATCGCCCATGCGCTCACCGGCCCGCTGGGGGTGGAGCCGGGCAACCGCGTCCTGCTGCGCGGGCCCACCACGCCCTGGCTGGCGGCCTGCTGGCTCGCCGTGATGAAAGCGGGGGCGGTCGCGGTGACCGTGCTGGCCGCGCAGCGCCCCGAGGAGCTGGCGACGATCGCCGGGCTCGCGCAGGTGCGGTATGCGCTGTGCGACGTCCGCTCGGTCGACGACCTCGTGAAGGCCGAGATCCCGGGGCTGCGGATCACCACGTTCGGCGGGGACGGGCCGGGCGATCTCCGGCAGCTCGCCCCACCCGGCGGCGCGCCGTACCCGGCCGTGCAGACCTCCGCCGACGATGTCGCGCTGATCGCCTTCACCTCCGGCACCACCGGCCGCCCCAAGGGCTGTATGCACTTCCACCGTGATGTGCTCGCCATCGCGGACACCTTCTCGGCGCAGGTGCTGCGTCCGGAGCCGGACGATGTGTTCGCCGGCAGCCCGCCGCTCGGCTTCACCTTCGGCCTCGGCGGGCTGGTGATCTTCCCGCTGCGGGCCGGCGCCTCGGCCTTCCTCGCCGACTGGGGCGGGCCGGAACGGCTGCTCGGCGACATCGCGGCGCACCGGATCTCGGTGCTGTTCACCGCGCCGACCGCCTACCGCGCGATGCTGCCCAAGCTCGCCGGGCACGACGTGTCCTCGCTGCGCCGGTGCGTATCGGCCGGCGAGAACCTGCCCGCCGCGACCTGGCAGGCCTGGTACGAGGCGACCGGCCTGCGGCTCATCAACGGCATCGGCGCCACGGAACTGCTGCACATCTTCATCTCCGCCGCCGACGGCGCGGCCCGCCCCGGTACGACGGGACTGCCGGTCCCCGGCTTCCAGGCGCGGGTGGTGGACGCGGACGGCGCCCCGCTGCCCGACGGCGAGCCGGGGTTGCTCGCCGTCCGCGGTCCGACGGGCTGCCGCTATCTCGCGGACCCCCGGCAGACGGAGTACGTACGGGACGGCTGGAACCTCACCGGCGACGCCTATGTCCGCGAACCGGACGGCTACTTCCGCTATGTGGCCCGCGCGGACGACATGATCATCTCGGCCGGGTACAACATCGCGGGCCCCGAGGTGGAGGACGCGCTGCTGCACCACCCCGACGTGACCGAGGCGGCGGTGGTCGGACGGGCCGACGAGGACCGCGGGCAGGTGGTCGTCGCCCATGTCGTGCTGCGGTCCGGCGTCGCCGAGGGCGAGGACACCGTCGCCGCCCTCCGCGCCTTCACCAAGACCCGCATCGCGCCCTACAAATGCCCGCGCGAGATCGTCTTCCACACCGCGCTGCCGCGCACCCCGACCGGCAAGCTCCAGCGCTTCCGGCTGCGGGGACCCCATCTAGAGTGACCCGGTGAACGACCAGCAAACGCAGCGCACCCCACGGTCCCTGATCGTCACGTTCTACGGCGCCTACGGGCGCGGCGGGACCGGCTCCGCGGACGGCACCGCCGCCCCGGTGCCGGTCGCCGCCCTGATCCGGCTGCTCGGTGCGCTCGGAGTGGATCCGCCGTCGGTGCGCTCCGCGGTCTCCCGGCTCAAGCGGCGCGGGCTGCTGGTTCCCGCGCGCACGGCCACCGGGGCGGCGGCCTACGGACTGTCCGACGACGCCCGCCAGCTCCTGGAGGACGGCGACCGGCGGATCTTCGGCCGCCCGGCCGCCCGACTGTCCGACGGCTGGGTACTGGCCGTCTTCTCCGTCCCCGAGGAGGAGCGGCACAAGCGGCATCTGCTGCGCTCACGGCTGGCGCGGCTCGGCTTCGGCACCGCGGCCCCGGGCGTGTGGATCGCCCCCGCACAGCTCTACGAGGAGACCCGGCACACCCTGGAGCGGCTGCAACTCGCCCCGTACGTCGACCTGTTCACCGGGGAGCACGCGGGCTTCGCCCCCACTGCCGACGCGGTGGCGCGCTGGTGGGACCTGGACGCCCTCGCCGCGCGGCACCGCGCCTTCCTCGAAGAGCAGGAACCCGTCCTCGCACGGTGGTCGCGGCGCCGCTCGGTTCCCCCCGAAGCGGCCTACCGCGACTATCTCCTGGCGCTGGACGCCTGGCGTCAGTTGCCCTACGCGGATCCCGGACTGCCCTCTCCCCTCCTGCCGGAGGGCTGGCCGGGAGGCCGCGCGGCGGAAGTGTTCGGGCGGCTGCACGCCACCCTCCAGGCCGCCGGGGCCCGTTACGCACACGAGGTGACGACCGGCGCCTAGAGCGGACACGCCCCGGCCGCCGCGCCGCCCTCGTCTCAGCGGCGGCGCTGCTGGGCCCCGACGGCGACGCCCGGTCGCGGCCTGGCGGCGGCGATCACGGAGACCACGTCCTTGAACGAGCTGCACATCCGGGTGCCGGCGACCGCGGCGAGCTCGCCGAACGTGCCGACGCCGTAGGTCACCGCGACCGGCTCCATGCGCGCGGTGACCGCCATCCTCATGTCCCCCACATACGCGCTCTGCCAGGCCGCGACACCGAGCCGGCCCGCCGCCCGCAGCACCATCTCCGGATGCGGCTTGCCGCGCCGGACCATGTCCTGGCCGATGACCGGGCCGACCAGATCGCGGATGCCCATGACGTCGAGCAGCGCCTCGGCGCTGCGGGTGGTCTTGGACGTGGCGACTGCCAGCTCCACGCCATGGGCGCGCAGCGCGGACAGTCCCGCGGTCACCCCGGGGAAGAGCAGCTGCGGTCCCTGGCACAGCACTTCGTAGGCGAACAGCTCGCGGTAGCGGGAGATGGCCGCCTGCACCCGGCCGTCCTCCTCGGGCTTGCCCAGCAGCCGGCCGAAGGCGGGGCCGGGCGGCTTGCCGATGGCGGCCGCGGCCTGCCGGGCGGTCACCGAACACCCCTGTTCCGAGGCCACCTTGACCAGCAGTTTGCTGATCGGGGGAAGGGTGTTGGCGAGGGTGCCGTCCAGATCGAAGACGGCGGCCCTGATCGTCTCACCGCCGGCACCCCGTACACCTCTCACGGGACGTTCGACTTCCGTTGCTACGCGCATGGCTGGAGACCTTTCCGGATTCCGATGGGGGTGCAGGGGCTCGGGTGACGTTGCTGGCTCGGCTGGTTGGGCGGCCTGCGGTCGAGGACTGGTGAGGGCAGCGGCGGTCTCGCCATGGCGCACCGCTGTCCAGCGGCGGTACGCGACCGTCAAGGCGGCGCAACGGAAGGGACCGTCCCGTTTACCGCCTTCGGAGATTTAAAAACCGTCTGCGCTGTTTGTCAATGGACCCCTATCGCCTCTAACGGGTCGACAACACCCCCACCGGGGGCCAAACTGGAGGCACGGCGCGCCAAAAGTCCCCGGGGCGCTTCCCGAGCGGCCGATCGCCGTCTTCTCGTCAGGGCACGTCA
This window encodes:
- a CDS encoding VOC family protein, which produces MITTDFVPGSPCWLDLGAPDVEVAAAFYRAVFGWRPEPYGDQGVGGYTLFRLGGRAVGAVGPLPEAGARTAWTLYFHTPDADATVKAVEQAGGAVRSAPALVGADDGRFARLTDPQGAEFAVWQPVRYPGIEAADGPGSLCWTELYTTDAAAARTFYQTVFGWSTQDVPLPGGDGIYTLLTPADGGEERMHGGLMEVPADLLGSGGRPYWHPVFASRDCDATVGMVTGNGGTLSMGPETAEGVGRLAVCTDPFGAEFVVLTPQETL
- a CDS encoding acyl-CoA dehydrogenase family protein, with amino-acid sequence MTVCVLGPEEQEWCAELRALTAERLSPLAEKGEEGRVNRPLVAALGELGLLRRLFPDGGALRALDLCLLRESLAQECTEAETALALQGLGSYPIVQSGTEAQRARWLPEVTAGRAVASFALSEPGAGSDAAALSLAAEPDGPDGWRLTGEKCWISNAPEADFATVFARTGGGAGARGVTAFLVPADRPGLTGARLDMLSPHPIGTLEFDGTPVTRADVLGEVDGGFAVAMATLNLFRPSVGAFAVGMAQAALDAALTHAGTRTAFGGPLKDLQSVGHQLAEMATRVESARLLVYAAASAYDTGAPDIARRSAMAKLLATETAQYVVDAAVQIHGARALRRGHLLEHLYREVRAPRIYEGATEVQRSIIAKELYRERS
- a CDS encoding AMP-binding protein, with the translated sequence MELRPSAHADTFARDRLPPHDQWPHLTDLGYPDRLNCGAELLDGTIARLGADRPAIRDASGPVWTYGQLRAQVDAIAHALTGPLGVEPGNRVLLRGPTTPWLAACWLAVMKAGAVAVTVLAAQRPEELATIAGLAQVRYALCDVRSVDDLVKAEIPGLRITTFGGDGPGDLRQLAPPGGAPYPAVQTSADDVALIAFTSGTTGRPKGCMHFHRDVLAIADTFSAQVLRPEPDDVFAGSPPLGFTFGLGGLVIFPLRAGASAFLADWGGPERLLGDIAAHRISVLFTAPTAYRAMLPKLAGHDVSSLRRCVSAGENLPAATWQAWYEATGLRLINGIGATELLHIFISAADGAARPGTTGLPVPGFQARVVDADGAPLPDGEPGLLAVRGPTGCRYLADPRQTEYVRDGWNLTGDAYVREPDGYFRYVARADDMIISAGYNIAGPEVEDALLHHPDVTEAAVVGRADEDRGQVVVAHVVLRSGVAEGEDTVAALRAFTKTRIAPYKCPREIVFHTALPRTPTGKLQRFRLRGPHLE
- a CDS encoding PaaX family transcriptional regulator — translated: MNDQQTQRTPRSLIVTFYGAYGRGGTGSADGTAAPVPVAALIRLLGALGVDPPSVRSAVSRLKRRGLLVPARTATGAAAYGLSDDARQLLEDGDRRIFGRPAARLSDGWVLAVFSVPEEERHKRHLLRSRLARLGFGTAAPGVWIAPAQLYEETRHTLERLQLAPYVDLFTGEHAGFAPTADAVARWWDLDALAARHRAFLEEQEPVLARWSRRRSVPPEAAYRDYLLALDAWRQLPYADPGLPSPLLPEGWPGGRAAEVFGRLHATLQAAGARYAHEVTTGA
- a CDS encoding HAD family hydrolase, which gives rise to MRGVRGAGGETIRAAVFDLDGTLANTLPPISKLLVKVASEQGCSVTARQAAAAIGKPPGPAFGRLLGKPEEDGRVQAAISRYRELFAYEVLCQGPQLLFPGVTAGLSALRAHGVELAVATSKTTRSAEALLDVMGIRDLVGPVIGQDMVRRGKPHPEMVLRAAGRLGVAAWQSAYVGDMRMAVTARMEPVAVTYGVGTFGELAAVAGTRMCSSFKDVVSVIAAARPRPGVAVGAQQRRR